One Bufo gargarizans isolate SCDJY-AF-19 chromosome 4, ASM1485885v1, whole genome shotgun sequence DNA window includes the following coding sequences:
- the RWDD2A gene encoding RWD domain-containing protein 2A, which produces MIITMSTSTRECLQLQLLEMEMLFSMFPSKEDIVINGVNSLSILRRYLEGTYESLPPSIEFSVFVKTEDLKEKAELHVYLPHTYPTKEPQLFVRSTALDKLQHNDLNKCLATYVSSLDRGDLCITNTIQWLADNLSSYVEKSNHTNGNEADIKEISITFHRMWIYSHHIYRQELRKKILDCAKRLNLTGFCLTGKPGVICIEGDKEHCEEFWRDIRYPNWKHISCKHTESKDVSESMDGLRLFQAFEELTFEAHGDYGLRNDYHMDLGQFFEYLRKHQSEHIFQILFGIEGKS; this is translated from the exons ATGATTATTACAATGAGTACAAGCACAAGAGAATGCCTTCAACTTCAGCTCCTAGAGATGGAAATGCTCTTCTCAATGTTTCCTAGCAAAGAGGACATTGTCATCAATGGTGTGAATTCACTTTCCATTTTAAGAAGGTATTTAGAAGGAACGTATGAGTCTCTGCCACCATCTATTGAATTTTCGGTTTTTGTTAAAACTGAAGATCTGAAG GAGAAAGCAGAATTACACGTGTATCTTCCTCACACTTACCCCACAAAGGAACCTCAGCTGTTTGTTCGGTCAACTGCCTTGGACAAGCTGCAGCACAATGATCTTAATAAATGTCTGGCAACCTATGTAAGTTCACTGGACCGTGGGGACCTGTGCATCACAAACACTATTCAATGGCTGGCAGACAATCTATCCTCCTATGTGGAGAAATCCAACCACACCAATGGGAATGAAGCAGACATCAAAGAAATCTCTATTACTTTCCATCGCATGTGGATCTATAGCCACCACATATACCGGCAGGAACTACGCAAAAAGATCTTGGACTGTGCTAAGAGACTGAATTTGACAGGTTTCTGCTTGACAGGGAAGCCAGGCGTGATATGCAtagagggggataaggagcacTGTGAGGAATTCTGGAGGGACATCCGCTACCCTAACTGGAAGCATATTTCATGTAAGCACACCGAAAGCAAAGATGTGAGTGAATCCATGGATGGTCTACGACTGTTCCAAGCCTTTGAAGAGCTGACTTTTGAGGCTCATGGAGACTATGGACTGAGGAACGATTACCATATGGATTTAGGGCAGTTCTTTGAATACCTCCGAAAGCATCAGAGTGAACATATCTTTCAGATTTTGTTTGGCATTGAGGGAAAATCCTGA